In Pseudomonas sp. MYb327, one DNA window encodes the following:
- a CDS encoding LysR substrate-binding domain-containing protein produces MVEDLNTLYYFTQVVEHHGFAAAGRALDMPKSKLSRRIAELEERLGVRLLNRTSRHCSLTEIGQAYYQRCLAMRVEAESAAELIERNRSEPQGLVRISCPTALLNSWVGPMLTRYMLKYPLVELFIESTNRRVDLIHEGFDIALRVRFPPLENTDMVMKVLGNSTQCIVGSPAFAERLSSPPSPADLSGLPSLHWGGAQREYQWELLGADGASAMIRHSPRMVTDDLLALRHAVVAGVGIAHLPAVVVRDDIAAGHLVELVPGWAPKCGIVHAIFPSRRGLLPSVRALIDFLGEEFSHADIA; encoded by the coding sequence ATAGTGGAAGACCTCAACACCCTCTACTACTTCACCCAAGTGGTGGAACATCACGGCTTTGCCGCGGCCGGGCGGGCGCTCGACATGCCCAAGTCCAAGCTCAGCCGACGCATTGCCGAACTCGAAGAGCGCCTGGGCGTGCGGTTGCTCAATCGCACCAGCCGCCATTGTTCGCTGACAGAAATCGGCCAGGCCTACTACCAGCGTTGCCTGGCCATGCGGGTCGAAGCGGAAAGCGCCGCCGAACTGATCGAACGCAACCGCTCGGAACCCCAGGGACTGGTGCGCATCAGTTGCCCAACGGCGTTGCTGAATTCCTGGGTCGGGCCGATGCTCACCCGCTACATGCTCAAGTACCCGCTGGTGGAGTTGTTCATCGAGAGCACCAACCGCCGGGTCGATTTGATCCACGAGGGTTTCGACATTGCGTTGCGGGTACGTTTTCCGCCATTGGAAAACACCGACATGGTGATGAAGGTGCTGGGCAATAGCACCCAGTGCATTGTCGGCAGTCCGGCATTCGCCGAACGCCTGTCCTCACCGCCCTCGCCCGCCGACCTGAGCGGCTTGCCCAGCCTGCACTGGGGCGGCGCACAGCGTGAATATCAATGGGAGTTGCTCGGCGCCGACGGCGCCAGTGCGATGATTCGGCACTCACCGAGAATGGTCACCGATGACCTGTTGGCGCTCCGCCACGCAGTAGTAGCCGGGGTCGGCATCGCCCACCTGCCTGCCGTGGTCGTGCGCGATGACATTGCGGCCGGACATTTGGTGGAACTGGTGCCAGGCTGGGCGCCGAAATGCGGAATCGTCCATGCGATCTTCCCCTCGCGCCGGGGGTTGCTGCCGTCGGTGCGCGCGCTGATCGACTTTTTAGGCGAGGAGTTTAGTCATGCCGATATTGCCTAA
- a CDS encoding pirin family protein, translating to MKNIIGIYTSPRSHWVGDGFPVRTLFSYDNLGKHISPFLLLDHAGPAEFTPTTERRGVGQHPHRGFETVTIVYKGELEHRDSTGSGGKIGPGDVQWMTAASGILHEEFHSEAFAKSGGTLEMVQLWVNLPAKDKMADAGYQTILDGDIPNIALKNNAGSLRLIAGEFEGHKGPSRTFTPIDVWDLRLNAGKLLTLDLHEGRNTALVVLRGSIQVNGLESVREGQLALFERNGNQLSLEASNDAVVLLLSGEPIDEPIVGHGPFVMNTEQEIHQAFTDFQSGRFGQMHG from the coding sequence ATGAAAAACATCATCGGTATCTACACCAGCCCACGGTCCCATTGGGTCGGCGACGGTTTCCCGGTTCGTACACTGTTTTCCTACGACAACCTGGGCAAACACATCAGCCCGTTCCTGCTGCTGGATCACGCCGGTCCTGCTGAATTCACCCCGACCACCGAGCGTCGTGGCGTTGGTCAGCATCCGCACCGTGGCTTCGAAACCGTGACTATCGTTTACAAGGGCGAACTGGAACACCGTGACTCCACCGGCAGCGGTGGCAAGATCGGCCCCGGCGACGTGCAATGGATGACCGCCGCCTCTGGAATTCTCCATGAGGAGTTCCACTCCGAAGCCTTCGCCAAAAGCGGTGGCACCCTGGAAATGGTGCAGTTGTGGGTCAACCTGCCGGCCAAGGACAAAATGGCCGACGCCGGTTACCAGACGATTCTGGATGGCGACATCCCGAACATTGCCTTGAAGAACAACGCAGGCAGCCTGCGCTTGATTGCCGGTGAATTCGAAGGCCACAAAGGGCCGTCGCGCACCTTTACCCCGATCGACGTCTGGGACCTGCGCCTGAATGCTGGCAAGTTGCTCACGCTGGATCTGCATGAAGGACGCAACACCGCGCTGGTGGTTTTGCGCGGCTCGATTCAGGTCAACGGCCTGGAGTCAGTGCGCGAAGGCCAGTTGGCCCTGTTCGAGCGCAATGGCAATCAGTTGAGTCTGGAGGCCAGCAATGACGCGGTGGTGCTGTTGCTCAGCGGCGAGCCAATTGACGAGCCGATCGTTGGTCACGGTCCGTTCGTGATGAACACCGAGCAAGAAATTCACCAGGCATTCACCGATTTCCAGTCCGGTCGCTTTGGCCAGATGCACGGCTGA